In the genome of Halictus rubicundus isolate RS-2024b unplaced genomic scaffold, iyHalRubi1_principal scaffold0084, whole genome shotgun sequence, one region contains:
- the LOC143363656 gene encoding uncharacterized protein LOC143363656 → MIQNYQPLEYLNVYYAVSEKGENAIILSSDILVEALSKSTELYVDGTFAVLPKKPHIVQLYTVHIRYMDNGIATLLILCEKRTATLYTAIWEKIINIIPNLPNTIKFIMSDYETAAVKTLSKLFPSADMHGCWFHYCQAVLRKWRKLGLNSAPHTVVHMAMSLPLIPAIKFEQGLSIIQKEADIASSKFPGILLFMTYMRCTWLNIASQVSVHNCPKK, encoded by the exons atgattcaaaattatcAACCTCTGGAATACTTAAATGTATACTATGCAGTGTCAGAAAAAGGGGAAAACGCAATAATTTTGTCATCTGACATTTTAGTTGAAGCATTGAGTAAATCTACAGAATTGTACGTAGATGGAACTTTTGCA GTCTTACCAAAGAAACCCCACATAGTACAGCTGTACACAGTTCACATACGCTACATGGataat GGTATTGCGACTCTACTTATTCTATGCGAAAAACGAACAGCTACTTTATATACTGCCatatgggaaaaaataattaatataatacccAATTTGCCAAACACTATAAAGTTTATAATGAGCGATTATGAAACAGCAGCTGTTAAAACCTTAAGCAAGTTATTTCCCAGTGCAGATATGCATGGCTGCTGGTTCCATTATTGTCAG GCTGTTCTTCGAAAGTGGCGTAAGCTTGGATTAAATAGTGCTCCTCATACTGTTGTACATATGGCAATGTCTTTGCCTTTAATACCTGCTATAAAATTTGAACAAGGTTTGTCAATTATTCAAAAGGAAGCAGATATTGCATCCAGCAAGTTTCCGGGTATTCTTTTGTTTATGACCTATATGAGATGTACTTGGTTAAACATAGCATCGCAAGTCAGCGTGCACAATTGTCCA aaaaagtaa